One Myotis daubentonii chromosome 3, mMyoDau2.1, whole genome shotgun sequence genomic window carries:
- the DHCR24 gene encoding delta(24)-sterol reductase, whose translation MEPAVSLAVCALLFLLWIRVKGLEFVLIHQRWVFVCLFLLPLSLIFDIYYYVRAWVVFRLSSAPRLHGQRVRDIQKQVREWKEQGSKTFMCTGRPGWLTVSLRVGKYKKTHKNIMINLMDILEVDTKKQIVRVEPLVTMGQVTALLTSIGWTLPVLPELDDLTVGGLIMGTGIESSSHKYGLFQHICTAYELVLADGSFVRCTPSENSDLFYAVPWSCGTLGFLVTAEIRIIPAKKYIKLRFEPVRGLEAICDKFKHESQQQENHFVEGLLYSLDEAVIMTGVMTDEVEPSKLNSIGNYYKPWFFKHVENYLKTNREGLEYIPLRHYYHRHTRSIFWELQDIIPFGNHPIFRYLFGWMVPPKISLLKLTQGETLRKLYEQHHVVQDMLVPMKCMMQALHTFHNDIHVYPIWLCPFILPSQPGLVHPKGDETELYVDIGAYGEPRVKHFEARSCMRQLEKFVRSVHGFQMLYADCYMNREEFWEMFDGSLYHKLREQLNCQDAFPEVYDKICKAARH comes from the exons ATGGAGCCCGCCGTGTCGTTGGCCGTGTGCGCGCTGCTCTTCCTGCTCTGGATCCGCGTGAAGGGGCTGGAGTTCGTGCTCATCCACCAGCGCTGGGTGTTCGTGTGTCTCTTCCTGCTGCCGCTCTCGCTCATCTTTGACATCTACTACTACGTGCGCGCCTGGGTGGTGTTCAGGCTCAGCAGCGCGCCGCGCCTCCATGGGCAGCGTGTGCGGGACATCCAGAAGCAG GTACGAGAATGGAAGGAGCAAGGCAGCAAGACCTTCATGTGCACAGGGCGCCCTGGCTGGCTCACCGTCTCGCTCCGGGTTGGGAAGTACAAGAAGACCCACAAAAACATTATGATCAACCTGATGGACATTCTGGAGGTGGACACCAAGAAACAG ATTGTCCGTGTGGAGCCCTTGGTGACTATGGGTCAGGTGACCGCCCTGCTGACCTCCATTGGCTGGACCCTGCCTGTGTTGCCCGAGCTCGATGACCTCACAGTGG GGGGCTTGATCATGGGCACGGGCATCGAGTCATCGTCCCACAAGTATGGCCTGTTCCAGCACATCTGCACCGCCTACGAGCTGGTCCTGGCCGATGGCAGCTTTGTGCGATGCACCCCG TCAGAAAACTCGGACCTGTTCTACGCTGTGCCCTGGTCGTGTGGGACCCTGGGCTTCCTGGTCACCGCGGAGATTCGCATCATTCCCGCCAAGAAGTACATCAAGCTGCGGTTTGAGCCGGTGCGGGGCCTGGAGGCGATCTGTGACAAGTTCAAGCACGAGTCCCAGCAGCAGGAGAACCACTTTGTGGAAGGGCTGCTCTACTCCCTGGACGAGGCTGTCATCATGACGGGGGTCATGACAGACGAGGTGGAGCCCAGCAAG CTGAATAGCATTGGCAATTACTACAAGCCCTGGTTCTTCAAGCACGTGGAGAACTACCTGAAGACAAACCGAGAGGGCCTGGAGTACATCCCCCTGAGACACTACTACCACCGGCACACGCGCAGCATCTTCTGGGAGCTCCAG GACATCATCCCCTTCGGCAACCACCCCATCTTCCGCTACCTCTTTGGATGGATGGTGCCTCCCAAGATCTCCCTCCTGAAGCTGACCCAGGGCGAGACCCTACGCAAGCTGTACGAGCAGCACCACGTGGTGCAGGACATGCTGGTGCCCATGAAGTGCATGATGCAGGCCCTGCACACCTTCCACAACGACATCCAC GTCTACCCCATCTGGCTGTGCCCGTTCatcctgcccagccagcctggcctggtGCACCCCAAGGGAGACGAGACCGAGCTCTACGTGGACATTGGAGCTTATGGGGAGCCACGTGTGAAGCACTTTGAAGCCAGGTCCTGCATGAGGCAGTTGGAGAAGTTCGTCCGCAGCGTGCATGG GTTCCAGATGCTGTACGCTGACTGCTACATGAACCGCGAGGAGTTCTGGGAGATGTTTGACGGCTCCCTGTACCACAAGCTGCGGGAGCAGCTCAATTGCCAGGACGCCTTCCCCGAGGTGTACGACAAGATCTGCAAGGCCGCCAGGCACTGA